Proteins encoded in a region of the Marinococcus sp. PL1-022 genome:
- a CDS encoding ThiF family adenylyltransferase — protein sequence MDDRYSRQQLFSPIGEAGQKKLNQSSVTIVGAGALGASAAEMLVRAGVGTVTIADRDYVEYSNLQRQQLYTEKDAAAQMPKAAAAEKRLREINSGVQVHGEVVDVDFTWIEAKAAETDLIIDGTDNFDTRLLINDAARKYDKPWIYGACVGSIGMVHPFLPGGRPCFRCVWKKIPSQGQTCDTVGVIAPAVQSVAAKQTAAALKILVGDGESLPVTLDYFDLWNQQQFSVGLQSSKDPECLSCGEKAIYPALTYEHSNKTSVLCGRDTVQIRPGESRQLNFERLERDWESRNWRVRKNPYLLSVQTETRRIVLFQDGRALIHGTSDVQEAKRWYAQLLG from the coding sequence ATGGACGATCGATATTCAAGGCAGCAGCTGTTTTCACCGATCGGTGAAGCGGGTCAGAAAAAGTTAAACCAAAGCTCTGTAACGATTGTTGGTGCAGGGGCGCTCGGGGCTTCCGCAGCGGAGATGCTTGTACGCGCTGGTGTTGGTACGGTGACGATAGCAGACCGTGATTACGTAGAGTACAGCAATCTGCAGCGCCAGCAGCTGTATACGGAGAAGGATGCCGCAGCACAGATGCCTAAGGCTGCAGCGGCAGAAAAAAGGCTGCGTGAGATTAACTCCGGGGTTCAAGTGCACGGGGAAGTAGTGGATGTGGATTTTACATGGATCGAAGCGAAGGCTGCAGAGACTGATCTTATCATTGACGGCACGGATAATTTTGATACCCGGCTGTTGATTAATGATGCCGCTAGAAAATACGATAAGCCCTGGATATACGGGGCATGCGTGGGAAGTATCGGTATGGTTCACCCGTTTCTGCCGGGAGGACGGCCCTGCTTTCGCTGCGTATGGAAAAAGATTCCTTCACAGGGGCAGACGTGCGATACGGTTGGGGTGATCGCTCCGGCTGTGCAGTCAGTGGCGGCAAAGCAGACGGCCGCAGCCTTGAAAATACTGGTCGGCGACGGGGAAAGTCTCCCGGTGACCCTGGATTATTTTGATCTTTGGAACCAGCAGCAGTTTTCCGTCGGTCTGCAGAGCAGTAAAGACCCGGAATGTCTGTCGTGCGGGGAAAAAGCGATATACCCGGCATTAACATATGAACATTCAAATAAAACGAGCGTCCTGTGCGGCAGGGATACGGTACAGATCCGGCCGGGGGAAAGCAGACAGCTGAACTTCGAGCGGCTGGAGCGCGATTGGGAAAGCCGGAACTGGAGGGTGCGCAAAAACCCTTATCTGTTGTCGGTACAGACCGAAACGCGGCGCATTGTTTTATTCCAGGACGGCCGGGCACTCATTCACGGTACGAGCGACGTGCAGGAAGCCAAGCGGTGGTACGCCCAGCTGCTCGGGTAG
- the rarD gene encoding EamA family transporter RarD codes for MREQQTGIAAGVAAYVLWGFLPLYWKLFNDVPAIDVLAHRIIWSFLFMAVLIVLIGRAKGVWREISHSFYSVKTTVAITGAALLITINWFTFIFAVNGDHVIQASLGYYINPLVNVALATVFLKERLARMEIAAVVLAFIGVFVLTISYGQFPWASIILALSFGCYGIIKKTVALGAWAGLTLESFLAAPFALIFLMFFSGETASTYDSGTWTLLFGAGAATAVPLLLFASGARKISYSLLGFLQYIAPTIMLILGVFLFREPFSFQQFTAFLIVWAGLALFTYSRTRIHMQRRKTEAAINN; via the coding sequence ATGAGAGAGCAGCAGACAGGCATTGCAGCAGGAGTGGCGGCTTACGTACTCTGGGGGTTTCTCCCGCTGTACTGGAAGCTTTTTAACGATGTTCCGGCGATTGATGTACTCGCCCACCGTATAATTTGGTCTTTTTTGTTTATGGCTGTACTTATCGTATTGATCGGGCGCGCTAAAGGGGTATGGAGAGAAATCAGCCACTCTTTTTATTCGGTGAAAACGACAGTGGCCATTACCGGAGCCGCTTTATTGATTACGATTAACTGGTTTACCTTTATCTTTGCGGTGAATGGAGATCATGTGATTCAGGCAAGCCTGGGCTATTATATTAATCCGCTTGTGAATGTGGCACTGGCCACGGTGTTTTTAAAAGAACGACTTGCCCGCATGGAAATAGCCGCTGTCGTGCTCGCATTTATTGGGGTGTTTGTACTCACTATTTCCTACGGCCAGTTTCCGTGGGCTTCAATTATTCTGGCGTTATCATTTGGTTGTTATGGTATTATAAAAAAAACTGTAGCGCTCGGGGCATGGGCAGGCCTAACCCTGGAATCGTTTCTGGCAGCGCCATTTGCCCTGATTTTTTTAATGTTTTTTTCGGGCGAAACTGCTTCCACCTATGATTCAGGCACGTGGACGCTGCTCTTCGGGGCCGGCGCCGCCACAGCTGTTCCATTACTGCTGTTTGCCTCAGGAGCACGAAAGATCAGCTACTCCCTGCTTGGATTTCTGCAGTATATTGCGCCGACGATTATGCTGATACTGGGTGTTTTTTTATTTAGGGAGCCTTTTTCCTTCCAGCAGTTTACGGCCTTTTTAATCGTTTGGGCGGGACTTGCCCTGTTTACCTATTCCCGCACACGTATCCATATGCAGCGCAGAAAAACTGAAGCAGCTATAAATAATTAA
- a CDS encoding copper resistance protein CopC, with the protein MKYRFFGLLAVLFFITSPYQAFAAPALESSSPEDGDSVLEVPERLELTFDTEIDRVEDMYLLVETGDEIEMSEPEISEDGRTVVSSMESVLENGNYVLNYSVTGEDGETVQGGTNFSLNSNKPLEERQQELEARTGESSLSEAEQQAAAEAEEAGPNIPGMVFMGTLGVAIVSAFTIILWRNRERKNNS; encoded by the coding sequence ATGAAATATAGATTTTTTGGCCTTCTCGCGGTTTTATTTTTCATTACTTCACCTTACCAGGCGTTTGCAGCACCTGCGCTGGAATCCTCAAGTCCTGAAGATGGAGATTCTGTTTTAGAAGTGCCTGAACGCCTTGAGCTTACTTTTGATACAGAAATTGACCGTGTGGAAGACATGTATCTGCTTGTAGAAACCGGCGATGAGATTGAAATGTCGGAGCCTGAAATCAGTGAAGACGGCCGTACTGTAGTTTCCAGCATGGAAAGTGTACTGGAAAATGGAAACTATGTGCTGAATTACAGCGTAACAGGCGAGGACGGGGAAACAGTGCAGGGGGGCACGAATTTCAGCCTGAACAGCAATAAGCCCCTCGAAGAAAGGCAGCAGGAATTAGAAGCGCGGACGGGAGAAAGCTCTCTTTCTGAAGCCGAACAACAGGCTGCAGCAGAAGCAGAAGAAGCAGGGCCGAATATTCCCGGCATGGTGTTTATGGGAACGCTCGGAGTGGCTATTGTTTCCGCATTTACGATCATCCTATGGAGAAACAGAGAGCGTAAAAATAACAGCTGA
- the htpX gene encoding protease HtpX, with product MGKRIMLFLLTNMMVLLTIVIVFSILSLFGVNLGAYNYGAGTLNLVPLLIISAVIGFAGAFISLAMSRFIAKKAMNVKVIDPDNPGSQAEKMVVEKVHRLCRRAGLTHMPEVGIYQSAEVNAFATGPTKKRSLVSVSTGLLQSMDDDAVEGVIAHEVAHVANGDMITMTLLQGIVNTFVVFLARVVAFAVSRFVNENMRPIIHFLAIIVFQILFSILGSIVVAAYSRYREYHADRGGADLAGKDKMAHALRSLQNYVDRVDTEQSSMQTLKINNKPSAAAMLFSSHPPLEDRIRRLEQS from the coding sequence ATGGGTAAAAGAATCATGCTGTTTCTGTTAACGAACATGATGGTGTTGTTAACAATTGTCATCGTGTTTTCGATACTAAGTTTGTTTGGTGTTAACCTGGGTGCTTATAACTACGGTGCCGGCACGTTGAATCTGGTGCCGCTGTTAATTATCAGTGCCGTTATCGGCTTTGCCGGGGCATTTATTTCACTGGCAATGTCGAGATTTATAGCGAAAAAAGCAATGAATGTCAAGGTGATTGACCCGGATAATCCGGGGAGCCAGGCTGAAAAAATGGTTGTGGAAAAAGTTCACCGTCTCTGCCGGCGCGCGGGGCTTACTCATATGCCGGAGGTTGGAATTTACCAGTCTGCTGAAGTAAACGCGTTTGCGACAGGGCCGACAAAAAAACGGTCGCTTGTTTCTGTTTCAACCGGTCTTCTTCAATCGATGGACGATGACGCCGTAGAAGGTGTTATTGCCCATGAGGTGGCCCACGTGGCCAATGGCGATATGATCACCATGACCCTTCTGCAGGGAATCGTGAACACGTTTGTGGTGTTTCTGGCCCGGGTCGTTGCCTTTGCGGTATCGAGGTTTGTCAATGAAAATATGCGCCCTATTATCCACTTTCTGGCGATTATCGTTTTTCAAATTCTCTTTTCGATTCTCGGAAGCATCGTCGTCGCCGCCTACTCCCGTTACCGTGAGTACCACGCTGACCGCGGCGGGGCAGACCTTGCCGGAAAAGACAAAATGGCTCATGCTCTGCGCTCTCTGCAGAATTATGTGGACCGGGTGGATACGGAGCAGTCATCCATGCAGACGCTTAAAATCAACAACAAGCCGTCAGCTGCTGCGATGCTCTTTTCGTCGCACCCTCCGCTTGAAGACCGGATCCGCCGTTTAGAACAAAGCTGA
- a CDS encoding aconitate hydratase: MARNVAQKLIEEHLVSGDMTPGEEIGMKIDQTLTQDATGTMVMLELEAMGVERAQTEASAQYVDHNIIQEDNKNPDDHLFLQTAAKRFGMYFSRPGNGVSHPVHMQRLARPGRTLLGSDSHTCANGCMGMLAMGAGGIEVTMAIAGEPFFVKMPQVWGVKLTGKLPDWVSAKDVILELLRRHDVKAGANKVIEYYGPGLEDLSAMDRHVIANMGAELGATASVFPSDDEVKRFMASQDREDEWQELKADRGAQYDIDEEIDLSSLEPLIAKPSSPGNVVPVREIAGEPIFQAYIGSSANPGYRDFAIASEIVKGKNVHENVSFDINPSSRQMLTDLVSNGHIANLLSAGGRLHQAGCNGCIGMGQAPATHKNSLRTTPRNFPGRSGTKEDRVFLCSPEIAAASALYGEITDPRTLDMDYPKVGEPDEPTVDFRLLQEPLPYEEAKNIKIEKGPNIATLPEMEELPDRIEVPVLLKLGDNFSTDEILAGGARVLPYRSNLPEISKFSFEITDEDYYNRAMAIKDDTGHAIIGGSNYGQGSSREHAALAPRYLGLRVALVQDFARIHWQNLVNFGVLPITFEDAEDYMKIDAGDTIVLENLRENIQNHNTFEAAIKNKNETITVRHEMSRRQIDMMLRGGLINWVRAKQ, translated from the coding sequence ATGGCACGCAACGTCGCACAAAAATTAATTGAAGAACACCTCGTTTCCGGAGATATGACTCCGGGCGAAGAAATTGGAATGAAAATCGACCAGACACTCACCCAGGACGCAACAGGTACAATGGTGATGCTTGAGCTTGAAGCCATGGGGGTTGAGCGGGCTCAGACAGAAGCTTCCGCCCAATACGTAGACCACAATATCATTCAGGAGGATAACAAAAACCCGGATGACCACCTGTTTCTTCAGACAGCAGCAAAACGCTTCGGCATGTATTTCAGCCGTCCGGGTAACGGTGTGAGCCACCCGGTACACATGCAGCGCCTTGCCCGTCCCGGCCGTACCCTTCTTGGATCGGACTCCCATACATGTGCCAACGGCTGTATGGGGATGCTTGCCATGGGGGCAGGCGGCATTGAAGTAACCATGGCCATTGCAGGAGAACCATTCTTCGTAAAAATGCCTCAGGTATGGGGAGTAAAGCTTACCGGCAAGCTTCCTGACTGGGTAAGCGCCAAGGATGTTATTCTTGAGCTTCTCCGCCGCCATGATGTAAAAGCCGGCGCCAACAAAGTCATTGAATACTACGGCCCCGGCCTTGAAGACCTGAGTGCCATGGACCGTCACGTCATTGCGAACATGGGAGCCGAGCTTGGCGCCACCGCCAGCGTATTTCCATCAGACGATGAAGTGAAGCGTTTCATGGCAAGCCAGGACCGCGAGGACGAATGGCAGGAGCTGAAGGCTGACCGCGGCGCCCAGTACGACATCGATGAAGAGATCGATCTGTCCTCTCTCGAGCCGCTGATTGCCAAACCGTCGAGTCCGGGCAACGTCGTACCCGTCCGGGAAATCGCCGGCGAACCTATTTTCCAGGCATATATCGGTTCATCCGCAAACCCTGGATACCGGGATTTTGCGATTGCTTCTGAAATCGTCAAAGGCAAAAATGTGCATGAAAATGTAAGCTTTGATATTAATCCGTCTTCACGGCAAATGCTGACAGACCTCGTGTCCAACGGCCATATTGCCAATCTTCTAAGCGCCGGCGGCCGGCTTCACCAGGCAGGCTGTAACGGCTGTATCGGCATGGGCCAGGCACCAGCCACCCACAAAAACAGCCTGCGGACGACCCCGCGGAACTTCCCGGGACGCTCCGGTACGAAGGAAGACCGCGTCTTTCTTTGCAGCCCTGAAATAGCTGCTGCTTCGGCTCTTTACGGCGAAATCACCGATCCGCGGACCCTTGATATGGACTATCCGAAGGTGGGTGAACCGGACGAGCCAACCGTGGACTTCCGGCTGCTGCAGGAGCCGCTTCCTTACGAAGAAGCGAAAAATATAAAAATCGAAAAAGGCCCGAACATTGCCACCCTTCCGGAAATGGAAGAGCTGCCGGACCGCATTGAAGTACCGGTACTGCTGAAGCTTGGCGACAACTTCTCCACAGACGAGATTCTTGCCGGCGGCGCACGCGTACTTCCGTACCGCAGTAACCTTCCGGAAATCAGCAAGTTTTCATTTGAAATTACTGATGAAGACTATTACAACCGGGCCATGGCAATTAAAGATGACACCGGCCACGCTATTATCGGCGGATCCAACTACGGTCAGGGCTCAAGCCGTGAACACGCAGCCCTTGCCCCACGCTATCTCGGCCTGCGTGTTGCACTTGTCCAGGACTTCGCCCGTATTCACTGGCAGAACCTGGTGAACTTCGGCGTGCTTCCAATCACGTTTGAGGATGCTGAAGACTATATGAAAATCGATGCCGGCGATACTATTGTGCTTGAGAATCTGCGTGAAAATATCCAGAATCACAATACGTTTGAAGCTGCCATCAAGAACAAAAACGAAACCATCACCGTGCGCCATGAAATGTCGAGGCGCCAGATTGACATGATGCTTCGCGGCGGCCTGATTAACTGGGTACGCGCTAAACAATAA
- a CDS encoding SDR family NAD(P)-dependent oxidoreductase, giving the protein MENKVENQRTILLTGATNGIGRIVAEKLAAEGHTLLLVGRKEWKGEELITELEQKTGNTELHFYQTDLSLLHEIETLAENVARDYGQIDTLINNAGAVYSSRVWTEEHLERTFALNYLGVFYLTELLLPLLRESSDGRVVNVSSAAHALSKMNFQNLQGEQKYNGLKQYGLAKLSLLLYTYDLAQRLRYENIKVNALHPGNISTGFGLNNKNAFYRGLNKFTSKFGDSPEEGADLEVSLGSGARGSQVTGKYFTKKGITSSSSDSYSTANQRRLREISEELVYHYTGRELQKEA; this is encoded by the coding sequence ATGGAAAATAAAGTAGAAAATCAAAGAACTATCCTGCTGACCGGTGCCACAAACGGGATCGGCAGAATCGTCGCAGAAAAACTGGCGGCCGAAGGGCATACCTTATTGCTGGTTGGACGCAAGGAATGGAAAGGCGAAGAGCTGATTACCGAATTGGAGCAGAAAACCGGAAATACAGAGCTTCATTTTTACCAGACTGATCTTTCCCTTCTGCATGAAATCGAGACGCTTGCAGAGAACGTAGCACGGGACTATGGCCAGATCGACACTCTGATTAATAATGCCGGCGCTGTCTACTCTTCCCGCGTCTGGACGGAGGAGCATCTTGAACGCACCTTTGCCCTGAATTACCTTGGGGTGTTTTACCTTACGGAGCTTCTTCTTCCTCTTCTTCGTGAAAGCTCTGACGGGCGGGTGGTGAATGTCTCTTCTGCTGCACATGCCTTATCGAAAATGAATTTTCAGAATCTGCAGGGGGAGCAGAAGTATAACGGCCTGAAGCAATACGGACTCGCGAAGCTGTCATTGCTTTTGTATACGTATGACCTGGCCCAGAGACTCCGCTATGAAAATATTAAAGTAAACGCCCTCCACCCGGGCAACATTTCCACCGGGTTCGGCCTGAATAATAAAAATGCCTTTTACCGCGGGCTGAACAAGTTCACCAGTAAGTTCGGCGACTCTCCCGAAGAAGGAGCTGACCTGGAAGTATCGCTTGGTTCAGGCGCCCGAGGCTCTCAGGTAACCGGCAAATACTTTACGAAAAAAGGAATTACCAGTTCTTCGAGTGATTCCTACTCTACAGCCAATCAAAGAAGGCTGCGGGAAATCAGTGAAGAGCTTGTTTATCACTACACCGGAAGAGAGCTTCAAAAAGAAGCTTAA
- the egtB gene encoding ergothioneine biosynthesis protein EgtB — MVQAKTHAAKADFTERFTSLREQTMKLTAPLYTEDFMIQAHPDVSPAKWHLAHTTWFFEQFILKPYADGYEEFSKFSNGLYNSYYETQGKPFPKQYRGLISRPTTEETMEYRRHVEEAMERFLQEGPWNEEIAELMETGLQHEQQHQELLVTDTKFNFSMNPLNPAYLENDSFAEQGETPRLEWHAYEDELTTIGTDNLHFSFDNERPEHKFYLHAFSIASRPVTNEEYIRFIEDGGYEDPELWLSEGWGIVQEQDWKAPLYWQKQGGIWFYFTMNGLKEVRLHEPIAHISYYEADAYARWAGARLPTEQEWEYAFRGSEADGTFLESASYHPSPLQSSPNAYGDVWEWTRSPYSPYPGNRPPEGAMGEYNAKFMSNQMVLRGGSCATPQSHIRSTYRNFFPPEKRWQFSGLRLAKDGVQK, encoded by the coding sequence ATCGTACAGGCGAAGACACATGCTGCAAAAGCTGACTTTACCGAACGTTTTACATCCCTGCGTGAGCAGACAATGAAGCTGACCGCACCGTTGTACACCGAAGACTTTATGATTCAGGCGCACCCTGACGTCAGCCCCGCGAAATGGCACCTCGCCCACACGACCTGGTTTTTTGAGCAGTTCATTCTCAAGCCGTATGCTGACGGTTATGAAGAGTTTTCAAAATTCTCCAACGGCTTGTATAATTCCTATTACGAAACCCAGGGAAAGCCCTTTCCAAAGCAGTACCGCGGTCTGATTTCCCGTCCGACCACCGAAGAGACCATGGAATACCGGCGTCATGTGGAAGAGGCCATGGAACGCTTTCTCCAGGAAGGCCCGTGGAACGAAGAGATCGCTGAATTAATGGAAACCGGCCTGCAGCACGAGCAGCAGCATCAGGAGCTGTTAGTCACCGACACAAAATTCAACTTTTCGATGAACCCACTTAACCCCGCCTATCTGGAAAATGATTCTTTTGCCGAACAGGGAGAGACGCCCAGGCTGGAATGGCACGCCTATGAAGACGAGTTAACGACTATCGGCACCGATAACCTGCACTTTTCCTTCGATAACGAACGCCCGGAGCATAAATTTTATCTGCATGCGTTCTCTATCGCCTCAAGGCCCGTGACCAACGAAGAATATATTCGTTTTATTGAAGACGGCGGCTACGAAGATCCTGAGCTGTGGCTTTCCGAAGGCTGGGGCATTGTCCAGGAGCAGGACTGGAAAGCACCGCTTTACTGGCAGAAGCAGGGCGGTATCTGGTTTTACTTTACGATGAACGGACTGAAAGAAGTGCGCCTTCATGAACCTATTGCCCATATCAGCTACTACGAAGCCGATGCCTATGCCCGCTGGGCCGGAGCCCGCCTCCCTACTGAACAGGAATGGGAATATGCTTTCCGCGGCTCCGAAGCAGACGGTACGTTTCTTGAATCTGCAAGCTATCACCCAAGCCCCCTCCAGTCATCTCCCAATGCGTACGGGGACGTTTGGGAATGGACACGCAGTCCTTATTCCCCGTACCCAGGCAACCGTCCGCCGGAGGGTGCCATGGGAGAATATAATGCCAAATTCATGAGTAATCAAATGGTCCTGCGCGGCGGTTCATGCGCGACTCCGCAGTCGCACATCCGCTCCACCTACCGTAACTTTTTCCCTCCGGAAAAACGGTGGCAGTTCAGCGGGCTCCGGCTCGCCAAGGACGGGGTGCAGAAATAG
- the egtD gene encoding L-histidine N(alpha)-methyltransferase yields MADYTVLDLKPSLSSLAEDVRTGLTAEPKSIPPKHFYDERGSMLFNEITRLPEYYLSRTEASVLSDYGEEIAESIGASSLIELGSGSFDKIRCLLPFLSEAISYTPVDISLSALHDTAARVKEAVPAMQVFGVCADYTKTMSFLNSGRNKPAAVFFLGSTIGNLDPKEASEFLQKLVSQMNPEDSLVVGVDLKKDPVVLHRAYNDEAGITASFNKNLLHRLNRELDAGINTGHFEHEAFYNERLGRIEMHLRAEKPSLFSIGGETFTMRAGETIHTENSRKFTPEEFMHLARQSSWETNDWWTDENEWFGVFTLSPRL; encoded by the coding sequence ATGGCTGATTATACTGTATTGGATTTAAAGCCTTCGCTGTCCTCCCTGGCTGAAGACGTTCGCACTGGCCTTACTGCCGAGCCAAAAAGCATTCCCCCCAAGCATTTCTACGATGAACGGGGGAGCATGCTGTTTAATGAAATCACCCGGCTGCCAGAATATTACCTCAGCCGGACCGAGGCATCTGTTTTGTCCGATTACGGGGAAGAAATTGCTGAAAGTATTGGCGCTTCCTCCCTGATTGAGCTTGGAAGCGGAAGCTTTGATAAAATCCGCTGCCTGCTTCCTTTTCTTTCGGAGGCTATTAGCTATACTCCTGTCGACATTTCGCTTAGCGCCCTGCACGACACCGCAGCCCGCGTGAAGGAGGCCGTGCCTGCCATGCAGGTCTTTGGTGTATGTGCGGACTATACGAAAACGATGTCTTTTTTAAACAGCGGCAGAAATAAGCCCGCAGCTGTCTTTTTTCTCGGCTCCACGATTGGAAATCTGGATCCGAAGGAGGCTTCGGAATTTTTGCAGAAGCTCGTGTCCCAAATGAATCCGGAGGACAGTCTCGTAGTCGGCGTTGATTTGAAGAAGGATCCGGTTGTGCTGCACCGGGCGTATAACGACGAAGCAGGCATTACCGCTTCCTTTAATAAGAATCTGCTCCACCGCCTGAATCGCGAGCTTGACGCCGGTATTAACACCGGCCATTTTGAACATGAGGCTTTTTATAATGAACGGCTCGGACGGATCGAAATGCACCTGCGCGCCGAAAAGCCTTCCCTGTTCTCAATCGGCGGAGAAACGTTTACAATGCGTGCCGGCGAGACGATCCATACAGAAAACAGCCGGAAGTTCACTCCAGAGGAATTTATGCACCTGGCCCGACAGTCCTCCTGGGAAACCAACGACTGGTGGACCGATGAAAACGAATGGTTTGGCGTATTTACGCTTTCCCCACGCCTATAA
- the tenA gene encoding thiaminase II has protein sequence MSFTHDLKEKLLPVWEQNHTHPFVEELGRGTLDKEKFRYFMVQDYLYLVQYAKLFAIGAVKAEDVETMGAFAKVMDVTMNEEMSLHRQYAKKFGITEEELEQAEPAPTTLAYTRYMLHEGQNGGLAELLAALLPCMWSYAEIGRKLSTWPGALEHELYGEWVQMYSDDEFQQLADWGISMLDRLAENKPDAEKRRIENIFLTTTRFEYLFWEMAYQLEGWPQT, from the coding sequence ATGTCATTTACTCATGATTTAAAGGAAAAACTGCTTCCGGTATGGGAGCAGAACCACACGCATCCGTTTGTGGAGGAGCTTGGGCGGGGGACCCTTGATAAGGAAAAATTCCGTTATTTCATGGTTCAGGATTATCTTTATCTCGTGCAATATGCAAAATTGTTTGCGATTGGCGCTGTTAAAGCCGAAGATGTGGAAACGATGGGGGCTTTTGCGAAGGTGATGGATGTCACCATGAATGAAGAAATGAGTCTGCACCGCCAGTACGCAAAAAAATTCGGGATCACCGAAGAGGAGCTCGAACAGGCAGAACCGGCTCCGACAACACTTGCGTACACAAGGTATATGCTGCATGAAGGACAGAACGGAGGACTGGCTGAGCTGCTTGCGGCTTTGCTCCCGTGCATGTGGAGCTACGCAGAAATCGGCAGAAAGCTCAGTACGTGGCCGGGAGCACTGGAGCATGAGCTGTACGGTGAATGGGTGCAGATGTACAGTGATGACGAATTTCAACAGCTCGCAGACTGGGGCATCAGCATGCTCGACCGACTGGCAGAAAACAAACCCGACGCGGAAAAAAGAAGGATTGAAAATATATTTTTAACGACCACCCGGTTTGAGTATTTGTTCTGGGAAATGGCGTACCAGCTGGAAGGCTGGCCGCAGACATGA
- a CDS encoding FAD-dependent monooxygenase — MKTTNTDVCIVGAGPVGLTAANTLRALGIRVRILDRKSSISPFSKAFGIQARTLEMLSLIGALRPFLKEGFPITDATVQPEGKRASRASFASLDTPFPFMLMLPQSDTEHILKKQLREVGQFIDWNTHCERITQHSDYAEVECSTENGHELIRASYVIGCDGPHSTVRENMNVSFPGGKHETIYFLGDVTVEGLPLSNDISSFITERGVAAFFPFRDGTYRVITIDHAEQNREHRDDLSLEDLEKSVQRITQQPVHFPHASWLSQFGTSHHQADAYRDHRLFLAGDAAHLHSPFGGQGMNLGMQDAVNLCWKLAWVLRGRSDPALLDTYEEERYAVGRKTIRMTNTAMQVMTRSHTLIPRLLANPVSVLSKSSSLQNMLTQRLANIDISYQNRASFAKFQHRGELIPAGSRALPARVLTEEGEHADVMDFLHIQQFTCLFYIEDEQELRQLDESIQEMRRQYGPSILILVVQRKGILRASKPNIHHLFDYRRDLAVKWKLPTFSAVLIRPDGYVAFAEQPVRTRRLMRKIHTALYQ; from the coding sequence ATGAAAACCACGAATACCGATGTATGCATCGTTGGGGCAGGCCCCGTAGGCTTGACTGCTGCCAATACATTAAGAGCACTCGGCATCCGCGTCCGGATATTAGACAGAAAAAGCTCTATTTCTCCCTTTTCCAAAGCGTTCGGCATCCAGGCGCGCACCCTTGAAATGCTCAGCCTGATCGGGGCGCTCCGTCCCTTCCTAAAGGAAGGCTTCCCCATTACTGATGCAACTGTTCAGCCTGAAGGCAAACGGGCTTCCAGAGCCTCCTTTGCTTCGCTCGATACGCCGTTTCCCTTCATGCTTATGCTGCCGCAGTCAGATACGGAGCATATTTTGAAGAAACAGCTACGGGAGGTCGGCCAGTTTATCGACTGGAACACTCACTGCGAGCGGATTACCCAGCACAGTGACTACGCAGAGGTTGAATGCTCCACCGAAAATGGGCACGAATTAATCCGCGCCTCCTACGTGATCGGATGTGACGGTCCTCACAGTACGGTTCGGGAAAATATGAATGTGTCCTTTCCAGGCGGCAAGCATGAAACCATTTATTTTCTGGGAGACGTCACGGTGGAAGGACTCCCACTTTCCAACGATATCTCCTCATTCATTACCGAGCGCGGCGTAGCTGCCTTCTTTCCCTTCCGTGATGGAACGTACCGGGTAATCACCATTGATCATGCCGAACAGAACCGGGAGCACCGGGACGACCTTTCTCTTGAAGATCTTGAAAAAAGCGTACAGCGTATTACCCAGCAGCCGGTGCATTTCCCCCATGCCTCCTGGCTGTCCCAGTTCGGGACGTCCCACCACCAGGCTGATGCCTACCGGGACCACAGACTGTTTCTCGCCGGAGATGCCGCCCATTTGCACAGCCCGTTCGGCGGCCAGGGGATGAACCTAGGCATGCAGGATGCGGTCAATCTCTGCTGGAAATTGGCTTGGGTGCTGCGCGGCCGTTCGGATCCTGCTCTGCTCGATACGTATGAAGAAGAACGGTACGCGGTCGGACGCAAAACCATTCGAATGACCAATACGGCGATGCAGGTGATGACCCGCTCCCATACCCTTATTCCCCGCCTGCTGGCGAACCCTGTCAGTGTGCTGAGCAAAAGCAGTTCGTTGCAGAACATGCTGACCCAGCGACTCGCCAATATTGACATCAGCTATCAGAACAGGGCTTCGTTTGCGAAATTCCAGCACCGGGGAGAACTGATTCCAGCTGGTTCCCGGGCATTGCCGGCACGGGTTCTTACCGAGGAAGGAGAACACGCAGACGTAATGGATTTTCTGCACATTCAGCAGTTTACCTGCCTGTTTTATATCGAAGACGAGCAGGAGCTCCGTCAGCTCGATGAAAGCATCCAGGAGATGCGCCGGCAGTACGGCCCATCCATTCTCATTCTCGTTGTTCAGCGCAAGGGCATACTGCGGGCCTCAAAGCCGAACATCCACCATTTGTTTGATTACCGCCGTGACCTTGCCGTCAAATGGAAGTTGCCAACGTTTTCAGCTGTGCTCATACGTCCGGACGGCTATGTTGCTTTTGCCGAGCAGCCGGTACGTACCAGGCGACTGATGAGAAAAATCCACACCGCTTTATATCAGTAG